A genomic stretch from Xiphophorus maculatus strain JP 163 A chromosome 14, X_maculatus-5.0-male, whole genome shotgun sequence includes:
- the LOC102237375 gene encoding E3 ubiquitin-protein ligase pellino homolog 1-like isoform X1, which translates to MADSSSEPQLWPVGMVLKGSSEALCPPPSLELRPSCNKSQPSPPLGSSSQPHDGVISEDKEPIKYGELIILGHNGSLANGDKGRRRSRLALYKRPKANGVKPDVIHNVSTPLVSKALSNKSQHSISYTLSRSHSVIVEYTHDINTDMFQIGRSTESMIDFVVTDTAGSSSGHGGGAAGEGGGGGQSAQSTISRYACRIMCERSAPYTARIYAAGFDSSKNIFLGERAAKWRTSDGLMDGLTTNGVLVMHPVGEFVSEPAPGVWREISVCGNVFALRETRSAQQRGKLVENESNTLQDGSLIDLCGATLLWRTPAGLRHIPTLKQLESLRQELNAARPQCPVGFNTLAFPSLAQREIVDKKQPWVYVNCGHVHGYHNWGYRKEKGPTCPGGTAPAGTGERECPMCRRVGPYVPLWLGCEGGLYLDASPPTHAFCPCGHVCSEKTVVGWSQIPLPHGTHAFHAACPFCGTWLTGEQGHVKLIFQGPVD; encoded by the exons CAGCGAGCCCCAGTTGTGGCCTGTGGGCATGGTTCTGAAGGGCAGCTCAGAGGCGCTGTGTCCCCCCCCATCTCTGGAGCTGCGCCCGTCCTGCAACAAGAGCCAGCCCTCCCCTCCTCTGGGCTCCAGCTCACAGCCACACGACGGAGTCATTTCTGAGGACAAGGAGCCCATCAAGTACGGCGAGCTCATCATCCTGGG CCACAATGGGTCGCTGGCAAACGGTGACAAAGGTCGTAGAAGAAGTCGCCTTGCCCTTTATAAGAGACCTAAAGCCAACGGAGTCAAACCGGATGTTATCCACAATGTCTCAACACCACTGGTGTCAAAG GCTCTCAGCAACAAAAGCCAGCACAGCATCTCCTACACACTGTCACGGAGCCACTCTGTCATTGTGGAGTACACACATGACATCAACACAGATATGTTTCAA ATCGGCAGATCTACAGAGAGCATGATTGACTTTGTGGTCACGGACACGGCAGGCAGCAGCAGCGGTCATGGTGGAGGTGCAGCAGGGGAGGGTGGTGGCGGAGGTCAGTCGGCCCAAAGCACCATCTCTCGCTACGCCTGTCGCATCATGTGTGAACGCAGTGCTCCCTACACGGCCCGCATCTACGCTGCTGGCTTCGACTCCTCCAAAAACATCTTCCTAGGG GAACGGGCTGCCAAATGGAGGACCTCAGACGGCCTGATGGACGGCCTCACCACCAACGGGGTTCTGGTGATGCACCCGGTCGGAGAGTTTGTGTCTGAACCGGCTCCGGGTGTGTGGAGGGAAATCTCAGTGTGTGGCAACGTGTTCGCCCTGAGGGAGACCCGCTCAGCCCAGCAGAGGGGGAAACTG GTTGAAAACGAGTCAAACACTCTCCAGGACGGTTCTCTCATCGACCTGTGTGGGGCCACCCTGCTTTGGCGGACCCCTGCCGGACTGCGCCACATTCCCACCCTCAAGCAGCTGGAGTCCCTTCGGCAAGAGCTGAACGCCGCTCGGCCCCAGTGCCCCGTTGGCTTCAATACCCTGGCCTTCCCCAGCCTGGCCCAGCGCGAGATTGTCGACAAGAAGCAGCCCTGGGTCTATGTCAACTGTGGCCACGTACACGGATACCACAACTGGGGCTATCGCAAGGAGAAAGGGCCCACCTGCCCGGGGGGCACAGCACCAGCCGGCACTGGTGAGAGAGAGTGTCCAATGTGCAGGAGGGTGGGCCCCTATGTGCCTTTGTGGTTAGGCTGTGAGGGCGGATTGTACTTGGATGCCAGCCCCCCCACACATGCCTTCTGCCCCTGTGGCCATGTGTGCTCTGAAAAGACAGTAGTGGGATGGAGCCAGATCCCGCTGCCCCACGGCACGCATGCCTTCCACGCTGCCTGTCCCTTCTGCGGTACTTGGCTAACAGGGGAGCAGGGCCACGTCAAACTCATCTTCCAGGGGCCCGTCGACTga
- the LOC102237375 gene encoding E3 ubiquitin-protein ligase pellino homolog 1-like isoform X2, translated as MADSSEPQLWPVGMVLKGSSEALCPPPSLELRPSCNKSQPSPPLGSSSQPHDGVISEDKEPIKYGELIILGHNGSLANGDKGRRRSRLALYKRPKANGVKPDVIHNVSTPLVSKALSNKSQHSISYTLSRSHSVIVEYTHDINTDMFQIGRSTESMIDFVVTDTAGSSSGHGGGAAGEGGGGGQSAQSTISRYACRIMCERSAPYTARIYAAGFDSSKNIFLGERAAKWRTSDGLMDGLTTNGVLVMHPVGEFVSEPAPGVWREISVCGNVFALRETRSAQQRGKLVENESNTLQDGSLIDLCGATLLWRTPAGLRHIPTLKQLESLRQELNAARPQCPVGFNTLAFPSLAQREIVDKKQPWVYVNCGHVHGYHNWGYRKEKGPTCPGGTAPAGTGERECPMCRRVGPYVPLWLGCEGGLYLDASPPTHAFCPCGHVCSEKTVVGWSQIPLPHGTHAFHAACPFCGTWLTGEQGHVKLIFQGPVD; from the exons CGAGCCCCAGTTGTGGCCTGTGGGCATGGTTCTGAAGGGCAGCTCAGAGGCGCTGTGTCCCCCCCCATCTCTGGAGCTGCGCCCGTCCTGCAACAAGAGCCAGCCCTCCCCTCCTCTGGGCTCCAGCTCACAGCCACACGACGGAGTCATTTCTGAGGACAAGGAGCCCATCAAGTACGGCGAGCTCATCATCCTGGG CCACAATGGGTCGCTGGCAAACGGTGACAAAGGTCGTAGAAGAAGTCGCCTTGCCCTTTATAAGAGACCTAAAGCCAACGGAGTCAAACCGGATGTTATCCACAATGTCTCAACACCACTGGTGTCAAAG GCTCTCAGCAACAAAAGCCAGCACAGCATCTCCTACACACTGTCACGGAGCCACTCTGTCATTGTGGAGTACACACATGACATCAACACAGATATGTTTCAA ATCGGCAGATCTACAGAGAGCATGATTGACTTTGTGGTCACGGACACGGCAGGCAGCAGCAGCGGTCATGGTGGAGGTGCAGCAGGGGAGGGTGGTGGCGGAGGTCAGTCGGCCCAAAGCACCATCTCTCGCTACGCCTGTCGCATCATGTGTGAACGCAGTGCTCCCTACACGGCCCGCATCTACGCTGCTGGCTTCGACTCCTCCAAAAACATCTTCCTAGGG GAACGGGCTGCCAAATGGAGGACCTCAGACGGCCTGATGGACGGCCTCACCACCAACGGGGTTCTGGTGATGCACCCGGTCGGAGAGTTTGTGTCTGAACCGGCTCCGGGTGTGTGGAGGGAAATCTCAGTGTGTGGCAACGTGTTCGCCCTGAGGGAGACCCGCTCAGCCCAGCAGAGGGGGAAACTG GTTGAAAACGAGTCAAACACTCTCCAGGACGGTTCTCTCATCGACCTGTGTGGGGCCACCCTGCTTTGGCGGACCCCTGCCGGACTGCGCCACATTCCCACCCTCAAGCAGCTGGAGTCCCTTCGGCAAGAGCTGAACGCCGCTCGGCCCCAGTGCCCCGTTGGCTTCAATACCCTGGCCTTCCCCAGCCTGGCCCAGCGCGAGATTGTCGACAAGAAGCAGCCCTGGGTCTATGTCAACTGTGGCCACGTACACGGATACCACAACTGGGGCTATCGCAAGGAGAAAGGGCCCACCTGCCCGGGGGGCACAGCACCAGCCGGCACTGGTGAGAGAGAGTGTCCAATGTGCAGGAGGGTGGGCCCCTATGTGCCTTTGTGGTTAGGCTGTGAGGGCGGATTGTACTTGGATGCCAGCCCCCCCACACATGCCTTCTGCCCCTGTGGCCATGTGTGCTCTGAAAAGACAGTAGTGGGATGGAGCCAGATCCCGCTGCCCCACGGCACGCATGCCTTCCACGCTGCCTGTCCCTTCTGCGGTACTTGGCTAACAGGGGAGCAGGGCCACGTCAAACTCATCTTCCAGGGGCCCGTCGACTga
- the LOC102237375 gene encoding E3 ubiquitin-protein ligase pellino homolog 1-like isoform X3: MVLKGSSEALCPPPSLELRPSCNKSQPSPPLGSSSQPHDGVISEDKEPIKYGELIILGHNGSLANGDKGRRRSRLALYKRPKANGVKPDVIHNVSTPLVSKALSNKSQHSISYTLSRSHSVIVEYTHDINTDMFQIGRSTESMIDFVVTDTAGSSSGHGGGAAGEGGGGGQSAQSTISRYACRIMCERSAPYTARIYAAGFDSSKNIFLGERAAKWRTSDGLMDGLTTNGVLVMHPVGEFVSEPAPGVWREISVCGNVFALRETRSAQQRGKLVENESNTLQDGSLIDLCGATLLWRTPAGLRHIPTLKQLESLRQELNAARPQCPVGFNTLAFPSLAQREIVDKKQPWVYVNCGHVHGYHNWGYRKEKGPTCPGGTAPAGTGERECPMCRRVGPYVPLWLGCEGGLYLDASPPTHAFCPCGHVCSEKTVVGWSQIPLPHGTHAFHAACPFCGTWLTGEQGHVKLIFQGPVD, translated from the exons ATGGTTCTGAAGGGCAGCTCAGAGGCGCTGTGTCCCCCCCCATCTCTGGAGCTGCGCCCGTCCTGCAACAAGAGCCAGCCCTCCCCTCCTCTGGGCTCCAGCTCACAGCCACACGACGGAGTCATTTCTGAGGACAAGGAGCCCATCAAGTACGGCGAGCTCATCATCCTGGG CCACAATGGGTCGCTGGCAAACGGTGACAAAGGTCGTAGAAGAAGTCGCCTTGCCCTTTATAAGAGACCTAAAGCCAACGGAGTCAAACCGGATGTTATCCACAATGTCTCAACACCACTGGTGTCAAAG GCTCTCAGCAACAAAAGCCAGCACAGCATCTCCTACACACTGTCACGGAGCCACTCTGTCATTGTGGAGTACACACATGACATCAACACAGATATGTTTCAA ATCGGCAGATCTACAGAGAGCATGATTGACTTTGTGGTCACGGACACGGCAGGCAGCAGCAGCGGTCATGGTGGAGGTGCAGCAGGGGAGGGTGGTGGCGGAGGTCAGTCGGCCCAAAGCACCATCTCTCGCTACGCCTGTCGCATCATGTGTGAACGCAGTGCTCCCTACACGGCCCGCATCTACGCTGCTGGCTTCGACTCCTCCAAAAACATCTTCCTAGGG GAACGGGCTGCCAAATGGAGGACCTCAGACGGCCTGATGGACGGCCTCACCACCAACGGGGTTCTGGTGATGCACCCGGTCGGAGAGTTTGTGTCTGAACCGGCTCCGGGTGTGTGGAGGGAAATCTCAGTGTGTGGCAACGTGTTCGCCCTGAGGGAGACCCGCTCAGCCCAGCAGAGGGGGAAACTG GTTGAAAACGAGTCAAACACTCTCCAGGACGGTTCTCTCATCGACCTGTGTGGGGCCACCCTGCTTTGGCGGACCCCTGCCGGACTGCGCCACATTCCCACCCTCAAGCAGCTGGAGTCCCTTCGGCAAGAGCTGAACGCCGCTCGGCCCCAGTGCCCCGTTGGCTTCAATACCCTGGCCTTCCCCAGCCTGGCCCAGCGCGAGATTGTCGACAAGAAGCAGCCCTGGGTCTATGTCAACTGTGGCCACGTACACGGATACCACAACTGGGGCTATCGCAAGGAGAAAGGGCCCACCTGCCCGGGGGGCACAGCACCAGCCGGCACTGGTGAGAGAGAGTGTCCAATGTGCAGGAGGGTGGGCCCCTATGTGCCTTTGTGGTTAGGCTGTGAGGGCGGATTGTACTTGGATGCCAGCCCCCCCACACATGCCTTCTGCCCCTGTGGCCATGTGTGCTCTGAAAAGACAGTAGTGGGATGGAGCCAGATCCCGCTGCCCCACGGCACGCATGCCTTCCACGCTGCCTGTCCCTTCTGCGGTACTTGGCTAACAGGGGAGCAGGGCCACGTCAAACTCATCTTCCAGGGGCCCGTCGACTga